In a single window of the Streptomyces sp. NBC_00285 genome:
- a CDS encoding LPXTG cell wall anchor domain-containing protein, with protein sequence MHKPSVAATPTAAAPVVSASGTIGTRAQAGTGAPVAQPTPSSTSGSLASTGVSSTVTYSALGGLLAIIAGSVLVLRGHRRRALHGK encoded by the coding sequence GTGCACAAGCCGTCGGTCGCCGCCACACCGACCGCCGCCGCGCCGGTTGTCTCCGCCTCCGGCACCATCGGCACTCGCGCGCAGGCGGGGACCGGCGCACCCGTCGCCCAGCCGACCCCGAGCAGCACGTCCGGCAGCCTGGCCTCCACCGGGGTGAGCAGCACGGTCACTTACAGCGCCCTCGGTGGCCTGCTGGCCATCATCGCCGGAAGCGTCCTGGTGCTTCGCGGACATCGCCGCAGGGCTTTGCACGGGAAGTGA
- a CDS encoding helix-turn-helix domain-containing protein, which translates to MELTAGERHRLKKMAYAHKTPHQARQRATIVPLAARGRSNARIAAETHLHVDTVRRWRGRFAAGRVPALADRKRSGRPPTFTALQIAEVKALACQLPTEFEAPLSCWSCPELAREAVTRAITETISASTVRRRLRDDALKPWQHRSWIFIRDPNFRAIAQRVLDLYARVFDGTLLGEDEYVVSADEKTTPTRFTCS; encoded by the coding sequence TTGGAACTGACCGCTGGCGAGCGCCACCGGCTCAAGAAAATGGCCTACGCCCACAAGACCCCGCACCAGGCACGCCAGCGGGCGACGATCGTGCCCCTGGCAGCACGAGGCCGCAGCAACGCCCGGATCGCCGCCGAAACCCACCTGCACGTGGACACCGTGCGCCGCTGGCGCGGCCGATTCGCGGCCGGCCGGGTGCCCGCCCTGGCCGACCGCAAGCGATCGGGGCGGCCTCCGACATTCACCGCGCTGCAGATCGCCGAAGTCAAGGCACTGGCCTGCCAGTTGCCCACCGAGTTCGAAGCCCCGCTCTCGTGCTGGTCATGCCCCGAGCTCGCGCGCGAGGCCGTCACCCGGGCAATCACCGAGACGATCTCCGCCTCCACTGTGCGCCGCCGGCTCAGGGACGACGCACTCAAGCCCTGGCAGCACCGTTCCTGGATCTTCATCCGCGACCCGAACTTCCGCGCCATCGCTCAACGAGTCCTGGACCTCTACGCGCGCGTCTTCGATGGCACCCTGCTCGGAGAAGACGAGTACGTCGTCTCCGCAGACGAGAAGACCACGCCCACGCGTTTCACATGCAGCTGA
- a CDS encoding substrate-binding domain-containing protein: MTDKGEGENPSASGDTRSSITIACMTDPADLPAPAPQPPTPSDDHHALPERTRACVEELLRHHGADQPGDNSELVELVFHELTNMWSEEILQGIEAVAREQRVGLVVSGFAARSGELLPLRAGAPCLSVRPLPASALERLTARGIPFVVYDPITELSQGTPYVGSTNFRGGQAATRHLLGLGHRRIAMINGPDHPYCVARQAGHLAALAEAGLSPEPGLTPWTPITFEDGHATARQLLSLPDPPTAIFAASDMQALGVYQAARELGLSIPGDLSVVGFDDLPVAALLDPPLTTVHQPLREMAATAAGLALALGRGGELPQTGVEIATALVVRQSTAPPRQHGGTTNGTA; encoded by the coding sequence GTGACGGACAAAGGCGAGGGCGAGAACCCGTCCGCTTCGGGCGACACCCGGAGCTCCATCACGATCGCCTGCATGACCGATCCCGCCGACCTCCCGGCCCCTGCCCCGCAGCCGCCGACGCCGTCGGACGACCACCACGCCCTGCCGGAGCGCACCCGCGCCTGCGTGGAGGAACTGCTGCGGCACCACGGCGCCGACCAGCCGGGTGACAACAGCGAGCTCGTCGAGCTGGTTTTCCACGAGCTGACGAACATGTGGAGCGAGGAGATCCTGCAGGGTATCGAAGCCGTCGCGCGGGAGCAGCGGGTCGGGCTCGTGGTGAGCGGATTCGCGGCCCGTTCCGGTGAGCTGCTGCCCCTGCGCGCCGGAGCCCCCTGCCTGTCGGTGCGGCCCCTCCCGGCCTCGGCGCTCGAGCGGCTGACGGCGCGGGGCATCCCCTTCGTCGTCTACGACCCGATCACCGAGCTGTCGCAGGGCACGCCCTATGTCGGCTCCACGAACTTCCGCGGCGGCCAGGCGGCGACGCGGCACCTGCTGGGACTCGGACACCGCCGCATCGCCATGATCAACGGTCCTGACCACCCCTACTGTGTGGCCCGGCAGGCCGGCCACCTCGCCGCGCTGGCCGAGGCCGGCCTGTCCCCGGAGCCCGGGCTGACGCCCTGGACGCCCATCACCTTCGAGGACGGCCATGCGACCGCACGGCAGCTGCTCTCGCTCCCCGACCCGCCGACCGCGATCTTCGCCGCTTCCGACATGCAGGCGCTCGGCGTCTACCAGGCCGCCAGGGAGCTGGGGCTGTCCATTCCCGGCGATCTGAGCGTCGTAGGCTTTGACGATCTGCCGGTCGCGGCGCTGCTCGATCCTCCGCTGACCACGGTGCACCAGCCGCTGCGGGAGATGGCAGCCACCGCCGCCGGCCTGGCGCTCGCGCTGGGCCGGGGCGGGGAACTACCCCAGACCGGGGTGGAGATCGCCACCGCACTGGTGGTCCGCCAGAGCACCGCGCCTCCGCGGCAGCACGGCGGCACGACGAACGGGACGGCATGA